Proteins from a single region of Zonotrichia leucophrys gambelii isolate GWCS_2022_RI chromosome 17, RI_Zleu_2.0, whole genome shotgun sequence:
- the BRD3OS gene encoding putative uncharacterized protein BRD3OS: MSEPVMNGRVPLPEKALSEGYARLRYRDTSLLIWQQQQQKLESAPPNTYLSRSRSMWYSQYGNEAILVRDKNKLDVPRDTGQSKFCAIM, encoded by the coding sequence atgAGTGAGCCGGTGATGAACGGGAGGGTTCCCCTGCCCGAGAAAGCCCTGTCCGAGGGCTACGCCCGCCTCAGGTACAGGGACACGTCCCTGCTcatctggcagcagcagcagcagaaactggAGTCGGCTCCCCCCAACACGTACCTGAGCCGCAGCAGGAGCATGTGGTACTCGCAGTACGGCAACGAGGCCATCCTGGTGCGGGACAAAAACAAGCTGGATGTGCCCAGGGACACGGGCCAGTCCAAGTTCTGTGCTATTATGTAA